Proteins found in one Triticum aestivum cultivar Chinese Spring chromosome 4D, IWGSC CS RefSeq v2.1, whole genome shotgun sequence genomic segment:
- the LOC123097517 gene encoding 60S ribosomal protein L18-3: MGIDLVAGGRNKRTKRTAPKSDDVYLKLLVKLYRFLVRRTKSQFNAVILKRLFMSKTNRPPLSLRRLVKFMDGKDNQIAVIVGTITDDKRVYEVPAIKVAALRFTETARARIVNAGGECLTFDQLALRAPLGQYTVLLRGPKNAREAVRHFGKAPGVPHSHTKPYVRSKGRKFEKARGRRNSRGFKV; this comes from the exons atg GGTAtcgacctcgtcgccggcggccgTAACAAGAGGACCAAGCGCACCGCGCCAAAGTCGGACGATGTCTACCTCAAGCTTCTGGTGAAG CTCTACCGCTTCCTGGTGAGGAGGACCAAGAGCCAGTTCAATGCTGTGATCCTGAAGCGCCTCTTCATGAGCAAGACCAACCGCCCGCCGCTCTCGCTTCGTCGCCTCGTCAAGTTCATGGACGGCAAG GACAACCAAATCGCTGTGATCGTGGGTACCATAACCGACGACAAGAGAGTTTACGAGGTGCCGGCGATCAAGGTGGCAGCGCTCAGGTTCACTGAGACGGCAAGGGCCCGCATTGTGAATGCCGGTGGAGAATGCCTCACCTTTGACCAGCTGGCCCTTCGTGCTCCTCTTGGCCAGTACACG GTTCTCCTGAGGGGCCCTAAGAACGCCCGTGAGGCAGTGAGGCACTTCGGTAAGGCTCCTGGTGTGCCGCACAGCCATACCAAGCCTTATGTCCGCTCGAAGGGAAGGAAGTTTGAGAAGGCAAGAGGAAGGAGGAACAGCAGAGGCTTCAAGGTCTAG
- the LOC123097516 gene encoding Fanconi anemia group I protein, with amino-acid sequence MSADAVDGPPSSQQPPRPTVESVLQLASRDPSAAVPLLPALPPDALADLLCSLSAASPPNHLSLLPALLSLSPNPSAASAAFSSLLNAPSWPSPTLLAVASLLRDLPVSFRSRVPDCLSKVLSLLPGADVQDLPALAYQLLLLASKPLHPRLVLSGLLRFFGGRHGARVRAPPSIARQVAGTVLMHVAFAVKQDPALAREVVAAVKANAAGVLNGFAVAVLLSVARVRRFNDSAVGVLRDAATTSRRDYRMSRRCKWLPDPLKEESVEAAHCVEKALLKAVAESIGGREHVVPSIVQVGFLLLEASNGDPGDEDGPDEGVMSTEEIGVNMLKSLFETHEMARTEIIEQCKFRILSAKPQQSAPVLRLLGCLVRSHPFPMLEYVAHLKELLDYLPFMNDKISTGLINCILPLTKFSRDLKDYIILVVRKAMFKRADAVRIAATNAIVELIVTESEYRKNEANPFQDSSSQPSSSQQPEIHREVGVELFQELSGLLRRCLSQQARVKTVLYEGLIRIVTSDPDVADNVLDFLWPHFLNYYIENAECPLKMDSCFKVENAKVCMVEPLDCLLSCVSCILRAQQNSKCHRPRDAYWKCFGFAPSQDNEVGRSSSRDLFMKGLSNIQKYLRKCLTEDQRGQTQEAGSASSSLEIVQCHNVFMPGIVEVFVDFAASKLAEAADEPKEKLEKEILELVDAHSGFERKTSKSREKVARRRGDSRGATDRQTNEPKENSNASLLKLHEKRGEFMNSSLYELVVMCARQCHADKYDKGSQRPSQSKLNQSSSLLSFVLKACLEMFRSLTAKSSGLAIGNLRRTLYEDVKNLAQPIVKLIWWLTLDSEQKNGGFKKNTTQGKRTVENKKDQLYLALTCFKELFKLSVSEDRSSDIIDLLISSAPSNIEDMMEADQLHDNDTTVTENPEKRGAHVFLNILKMLYARALSQSLSRESEAVSELIFGISRKLHPDQRHLVGHWAAGLCRKNTVQSPTTAQEMVKLAVHLMTTPDDMILVHEMTTELKKLIASGDEESVDSSEAFLIVNCKTKNSLVAVFLHMVDSSLIELEWGLGKLKAMLTLGYGSSNVDEDQPADERTQRMFLEEALYSRSTSVVHVLSSFTHMSLKDSQAEQFLKLTAKFYKLLARISKSQIAPKGYKQFIPGLKFQKMAEVTCRMLTAPLYNFVFTLQESEQPHKKGILAKIKRESKCIPDLIFQVEDYEKYLIQLSKLTKVNLLRHAKRSVARDFRIQPKEKAAEEEREGDSPPATAASPESDPEEDVEEGPDVPADENLQASAQHDDAVQDSESDGEEEEVLVHRKRANANQVVQDSESDGEEEEVLARRKRGKTSQMVQDSESDGEEEELLARRKRAKTNQIIQDSESDEDAEGE; translated from the exons ATGTCGGCGGACGCCGTCGATGGCCCTCCCTCGTCGCAGCAACCCCCACGGCCCACCGTGGAATCTGTCCTCCAACTCGCCTCCCGCGACCCCTCAGCCGCGGTTCCCCTCCTACCCGCTCTCCCGCCAGACGCCCTCGCcgacctcctctgctccctctccgccgcctccccccCGAACCACCTCTCCCTCCTCCCAGCCCTGCTCTCCCTCTCCCCAAACCCCTCGGCGGCCTCCGCTGCCTTCTCCTCCCTCCTCAACGCGCCCAGCTGGCCGTCTCCGACCCTCCTCGCCGTCGCCTCCCTCCTGCGCGACCTCCCCGTGTCATTCCGATCCCGCGTTCCGGACTGCCTATCTAAGGTTCTCTCCCTCCTCCCCGGCGCCGATGTCCAGGACCTCCCCGCGCTCGCCTATCAGCTCCTACTCCTCGCCTCCAAACCGCTCCACCCCCGGCTCGtcctctccggcctcctccgctTCTTCGGCGGCCGCCACGGCGCCCGTGTGCGCGCCCCGCCGTCCATCGCACGGCAGGTCGCGGGCACCGTGCTGATGCACGTCGCCTTCGCGGTTAAGCAGGACCCTGCACTGGCAAGGGAGGTGGTAGCCGCCGTCAAGGCCAATGCCGCGGGTGTGCTCAACGGATTCGCCGTGGCGGTACTGCTGTCCGTGGCACGCGTGCGGAGGTTCAATGACAGTGCTGTGGGCGTGCTCCGGGACGCTGCCACTACATCACGCCGGGATTATCGGATGTCGAG GCGCTGCAAGTGGTTGCCAGATCCCCTCAAAGAGGAAAGCGTGGAGGCTGCTCATTGTGTTGAGAAGGCACTACTGAAAGCA GTCGCTGAGAGCATTGGTGGGAGGGAGCATGTTGTTCCAAGCATTGTTCAGGTAGGTTTTCTCCTGTTAGAAGCCTCAAATGGTGATCCAGGGGACGAAGATGGTCCAGACGAAGGGGTTATGAGCACTGAAGAAATTGGTGTTAATATGCTCAAGTCGTTGTTTGAGACCCATGAAATGGCACGCACTGAG ATAATTGAACAATGCAAGTTCCGGATCCTCTCAGCAAAGCCCCAGCAAAGTGCACCAGTTCTTCG GTTGCTTGGATGCTTAGTTCGGAGTCATCCGTTTCCAATGCTAGAATACGTTGCACACCTGAAGGAGTTACTGGACTATTTGCCCTTCATGAATGACAAGATATCGACGGGTCTGATAAATTGCATCTTGCCACTCACTAAGTTCAGCCGTGATCTCAAG GATTACATAATATTGGTAGTAAGGAAGGCCATGTTCAAGCGGGCGGATGCTGTCCGGATTGCCGCTACAAATGCTATAGTTGAGCTGATTGTAACAGAGAGCGAGTATAGGAAAAATGAAGCTAATCCTTTTCAAGATTCATCAAGTCAACCGAGCTCTAGCCAGCAACCTGAAATACATCGAGAGGTTGGTGTGGAACTCTTTCAAGAATTAAGTGGATTGCTTCGCAGATGTCTTTCGCAGCAG GCTAGAGTCAAAACAGTTTTGTACGAGGGTCTCATTCGAATTGTTACCTCCGATCCAGATGTTGCAGACAATGTACTTGATTTCCTGTGGCCCCACTTCTTAAATTATTACATAGAG AATGCAGAATGCCCCCTTAAAATGGATTCATGCTTTAAAGTTGAGAATGCCAAAGTATGTATGGTGGAACCTTTGGATTGCCTACTGTCATGTGTCTCGTGCATTCTTCGAGCTCAACAAAATAGTAAATGTCACCGACCACGTGATGCATATTGGAAGTGTTTCGGTTTTGCTCCTTCCCAGGATAATGAG GTTGGAAGATCCTCATCAAGGGACTTGTTCATGAAAGGATTATCAAATATCCAAAAGTATTTGAGGAAATGCCTCACAGAAG ATCAACGAGGACAGACCCAAGAAGCTGGTTCTGCTTCTTCATCTTTGGAGATAGTCCAGTGTCATAATGTTTTTATGCCTGGAATCGTTGAGGTTTTTGTTGATTTTGCCGCTTCAAAACTAGCGGAAGCTGCTGATGAACCAAAGGAGAAGTTAGAAAAAGAAATACTGGAGCTCGTTGATGCTCACAGTGGCTTTGAGAGGAAAACAAGCAAGAGCAGGGAGAAAGTTGCACGAAGAAGAGGGGATTCAAGAGGTGCTACAGATAGGCAGACTAATGAACCTAAGGAAAATTCAAATGCTTCTTTGCTGAAATTACATGAAAAGAGGGGGGAATTTATGAATTCAAGTTTGTATGAGCTTGTAGTGATGTGTGCCAGACAGTGCCATGCTGATAAATATGATAAAGGCAGCCAGCGTCCTAGCCAATCTAAATTGAATCAGAGCTCCAGTCTATTATCCTTTGTACTGAAAGCCTGCCTTGAGATGTTCAGATCACTTACAGCTAAGTCAAGTGGTCTGGCCATTGGAAATCTAAGAAGAACGCTGTATGAAGATGTAAAAAACTTAGCGCAGCCAATTGTGAAGCTCATATGGTGGCTTACGTTGGATTCAGAGCAAAAGAATGGTGGATTCAAGAAGAACACAACCCAAGGGAAGAGAACAGTTGAAAACAAAAAGGATCAGTTATATCTGGCATTGACATGCTTTAAAGAACTTTTTAAACTAAGTGTATCAGAAGACCGTTCTAGTGACATTATTGATCTTCTGATATCTTCAGCTCCTTCAAATATAGAGGATATGATGGAAGCTGACCAGCTTCATGACAATGACACTACTGTGACTGAGAATCCAGAAAAAAGAGGCGCTCATGTTTTTCTGAACATATTGAAGATGTTATATGCTAGAGCCCTTTCCCAATCCCTTTCACGTGAATCCGAG GCTGTATCTGAACTGATTTTTGGCATATCAAGGAAACTGCATCCGGATCAGAGGCATCTTGTGGGACATTGGGCTGCAGGCTTATGTCGAAAGAATACTGTCCAAAGCCCAACCACCGCACAAGAGATGGTAAAACTTGCTGTCCATCTTATGACAACTCCAGATGACATGATTCTTGTGCATGAGATGACAACAGAGTTGAAGAAATTAATAGCCTCCGGAGACGAGGAGTCTGTAGATTCTTCCGAGGCATTTCTCATTGTCAATTGTAAAACAAAAAATTCACTTGTTGCTGTCTTCCTTCACATGGTTGATTCATCTCTTATTGAACTGGAATGGGGTCTTGGTAAGCTTAAGGCAATGCTCACATTAGGTTATGGCTCTTCTAATGTTGACGAGGACCAGCCAGCAGATGAAAGGACGCAAAGAATGTTTCTGGAGGAAGCACTCTACTCAAGATCAACATCAGTAGTTCATGTCCTTTCGTCTTTCACACATATGAGCCTTAAGG ATTCTCAGGCAGAGCAGTTTCTGAAACTGACTGCAAAGTTCTACAAGCTCTTGGCTCGCATCTCAAAGTCTCAGATTGCACCTAAGGGCTACAAGCAGTTCATACCAGGTCTCAAATTTCAGAAAATGGCGGAAGTAACTTGCAGGATGCTTACTGCTCCACTTTACAATTTTGTCTTTACACTTCAAGAG AGTGAGCAACCACACAAAAAAGGAATCCTCGCGAAGATTAAAAGGGAGAGCAAATGCATTCCTGATCTTATTTTCCAGGTGGAGGATTATGAGAAGTACCTAATCCAGTTAAGCAAACTCACAAAGGTGAACCTTTTGAGGCATGCCAAGCGTAGCGTAGCAAGAGATTTTCGGATACAACCAAAGGAGAAAGCTGCAGAAGAAGAACGTGAAGGGGATTCTCCTCCAGCGACTGCTGCATCACCTGAGAGTGACCCTGAGGAGGATGTAGAAGAAGGTCCAGATGTTCCCGCTGATGAAAACCTGCAGGCAAGTGCACAACATGATGACGCCGTCCAAGATTCTGAATCCGACGGAGAAGAGGAGGAAGTATTAGTACACAGGAAGAGAGCTAATGCAAACCAAGTTGTCCAAGATTCTGAATCcgatggagaagaggaggaagtaTTAGCACGCAGGAAGAGAGGTAAGACAAGCCAGATGGTCCAAGATTCTGAGTCTGATGGAGAAGAGGAGGAACTGTTAGCACGGAGGAAGAGAGCCAAGACAAACCAAATCATCCAAGATTCTGAATCTGATGAAGATGCTGAAGGCGAGTGA